In Burkholderia gladioli, a genomic segment contains:
- the metK gene encoding methionine adenosyltransferase, giving the protein MANDFFFTSESVSEGHPDKVADQISDAILDAILAQDKYSRVAAETLCNTGLVVLAGEITTTANIDYIQIARDTIRRIGYDNTDFGIDYKGCAVLVAYDKQSPDIAQGVDRAHDNNLDQGAGDQGLMFGYACDETPELMPLPIYLSHRLVERQANLRRDGRLPWLRPDAKSQVTVRYVDGKPHAIDTVVLSTQHAPDIDLPQLREAVIEEIIKPTLPAELIKGDIKFLVNPTGRFVIGGPQGDCGLTGRKIIVDTYGGAAPHGGGAFSGKDPSKVDRSAAYAGRYVAKNIVAAGLASRALIQVSYAIGVAEPTSVMVNTFGTGKVSDDTITKLVREHFDLRPKGIVQMLDLLRPIYEKTAAYGHFGRAEPEFTWEATDKALALAEAAGVEPAVAV; this is encoded by the coding sequence GTGGCAAACGACTTCTTCTTCACGTCCGAATCCGTTTCCGAAGGCCATCCGGACAAGGTCGCCGACCAAATCTCCGACGCGATCCTCGACGCCATCCTCGCGCAAGACAAATACTCCCGCGTTGCCGCCGAAACGCTGTGCAACACGGGTCTGGTCGTGCTCGCGGGTGAAATCACCACCACCGCGAACATCGACTACATCCAGATCGCGCGCGATACGATCCGTCGCATTGGTTACGACAACACCGACTTCGGCATCGACTACAAGGGCTGCGCGGTGCTGGTCGCCTACGACAAGCAATCGCCGGACATCGCGCAGGGCGTGGACCGCGCGCACGACAACAACCTCGACCAGGGCGCGGGCGACCAGGGCCTGATGTTCGGTTACGCGTGCGATGAAACGCCGGAACTGATGCCGCTGCCGATCTACCTGTCGCACCGCCTGGTCGAGCGCCAGGCCAACCTGCGCCGCGACGGCCGCCTGCCCTGGCTGCGCCCGGATGCGAAGTCGCAGGTCACGGTCCGCTATGTCGACGGCAAGCCGCACGCGATCGACACCGTGGTGCTGTCGACGCAGCACGCGCCGGACATCGACCTGCCGCAACTGCGCGAAGCCGTGATCGAGGAGATCATCAAGCCGACGCTGCCGGCCGAGCTGATCAAGGGCGACATCAAGTTCCTGGTCAATCCGACCGGCCGTTTCGTGATCGGTGGCCCGCAAGGCGATTGCGGCCTGACCGGCCGCAAGATCATCGTCGACACCTACGGCGGTGCCGCCCCGCACGGCGGCGGCGCGTTCTCGGGCAAGGATCCGTCCAAGGTCGACCGTTCGGCCGCCTACGCGGGCCGCTACGTCGCCAAGAACATCGTCGCCGCAGGCCTGGCCTCGCGCGCGCTGATCCAGGTTTCCTACGCGATCGGCGTGGCGGAACCGACCTCGGTGATGGTCAACACCTTCGGCACCGGCAAGGTGTCGGACGACACGATCACCAAGCTGGTCCGCGAGCACTTCGACCTGCGTCCGAAGGGCATCGTGCAGATGCTGGACCTGCTGCGCCCGATCTACGAGAAGACCGCCGCCTACGGCCACTTCGGCCGCGCCGAGCCGGAATTCACCTGGGAAGCGACCGACAAGGCGCTCGCGCTGGCCGAAGCGGCCGGCGTCGAACCGGCTGTCGCGGTCTGA
- a CDS encoding lipid A biosynthesis lauroyl acyltransferase produces the protein MLARLGTQFALLLLKLFALLPYGVTARFGDGLGWLLYRIPSRRKRIVHTNLKLCFPEWSEARREEIAGRHFRHAIRSYVERSVQWFGSEKKLARLIEVDSAIDLTDPDLPPTLFLGLHFVGIEAGSIWLNRSLQRTCGSLYQPFSNPLLEAEAKRARGRFDAEMASRADSARIVLRWLRDRKPVMLGADMDYGVRNSTFVPFFGIPTCTLTAVGRLAKTGRAQVVPFIGEVLPNYKGYRLRVFKPWDHYPTGDDDLDARRMNAFLEEQIPLLPEQYYWVHKRFKTRPPGEPGFY, from the coding sequence ATGCTAGCGCGCCTGGGAACGCAATTCGCATTGCTGCTGCTCAAGCTGTTCGCGCTGCTTCCATATGGCGTGACGGCCCGCTTCGGCGATGGTCTCGGCTGGCTGCTCTATCGCATCCCGAGCCGGAGAAAACGCATCGTACATACGAATCTGAAACTCTGCTTTCCCGAGTGGAGCGAGGCGCGGCGCGAGGAAATCGCCGGCCGGCACTTTCGTCATGCGATTCGCAGCTACGTCGAGCGCAGCGTGCAATGGTTCGGCTCGGAGAAGAAGCTCGCCAGGCTGATCGAGGTGGACAGCGCGATCGACCTGACCGATCCGGACCTGCCGCCCACGCTGTTCCTGGGCCTGCATTTCGTCGGCATCGAGGCCGGCTCGATCTGGCTGAACCGCTCGCTGCAACGCACCTGCGGTTCGTTGTACCAACCATTCTCGAACCCGCTGCTGGAAGCCGAGGCCAAGCGCGCGCGCGGCCGCTTCGACGCCGAGATGGCGAGCCGCGCCGACAGCGCGCGCATCGTGCTGCGCTGGCTGCGCGACCGCAAGCCGGTGATGCTCGGCGCCGACATGGACTACGGCGTGCGCAATTCCACCTTCGTGCCCTTCTTCGGGATTCCTACCTGCACGCTGACGGCCGTGGGCCGGCTGGCCAAGACCGGGCGCGCGCAGGTGGTGCCCTTCATCGGCGAGGTGCTGCCGAACTACAAGGGGTATCGCCTGCGCGTGTTCAAGCCCTGGGATCACTATCCGACCGGCGACGACGATCTCGACGCGCGCCGCATGAACGCCTTCCTGGAGGAGCAGATCCCGCTGCTGCCGGAGCAGTACTACTGGGTGCACAAGCGCTTCAAGACGCGGCCGCCGGGCGAGCCGGGGTTCTATTGA
- a CDS encoding HigA family addiction module antitoxin produces MAADLRIRRRGRDPRRLPGLSLTDRVRDMTRISNPPHPGETLREDVLPALGLTVTEAAAQLGVTRAALSRVLNGRAAISPEMALRIEGWLGIENGGRADLWLAEQLAYDLAQARAKGMPKVIRARA; encoded by the coding sequence CTGGCGGCTGATCTTCGCATTCGACGGCGAGGACGCGATCCTCGTCGACTACCTGGACTATCACTGACCGACAGGGTTCGCGACATGACGCGCATTTCCAATCCACCGCATCCCGGCGAAACGCTGCGCGAAGACGTGCTGCCCGCGCTCGGCCTGACCGTCACCGAGGCCGCGGCCCAACTGGGCGTGACGCGGGCTGCGCTGTCGCGCGTGCTCAACGGCCGGGCCGCGATCTCGCCGGAGATGGCCTTGCGCATCGAGGGCTGGCTCGGCATCGAGAACGGCGGCCGGGCCGATCTCTGGCTCGCCGAGCAACTCGCCTACGATCTGGCGCAGGCTCGCGCCAAAGGCATGCCCAAGGTGATTCGGGCTCGCGCCTGA
- a CDS encoding type II toxin-antitoxin system RelE/ParE family toxin — protein sequence MIKSWRHKGLEAFFLYGSKAGIRPDHASRLRRQLMRLDIACCARDMNLAGWRLHALGGELGGYFSVRVSGNWRLIFAFDGEDAILVDYLDYH from the coding sequence ATGATCAAGTCGTGGCGTCACAAGGGTCTCGAAGCGTTTTTCCTTTACGGCAGCAAGGCAGGTATTCGGCCCGACCATGCGTCGCGGCTTCGGCGTCAGTTGATGCGCCTCGATATCGCCTGTTGCGCGCGGGACATGAATCTCGCCGGGTGGCGGCTGCATGCGCTCGGCGGCGAGCTGGGCGGGTATTTCTCAGTCAGGGTCAGCGGCAACTGGCGGCTGATCTTCGCATTCGACGGCGAGGACGCGATCCTCGTCGACTACCTGGACTATCACTGA
- the dapF gene encoding diaminopimelate epimerase, with protein sequence MKLPFTKMQGAGNDFVVLDGTAGDLGLTPERVRALADRHFGIGADQLLLVERPSLDGVDFKYRIFNCDGGEVEHCGNGARCFVKFVRDKGLTDKTTVRVQVKHGVITLSMQDNGEVVVDMGSPVFEPARVPFNAAGLEGRHDGADTVYPLEVNGATRWISVVSMGNPHAVQLVDDAEAFAVLEDGPVIERHARFPQRVNAGFLQIVSRREVKLRVYERGAGETLACGTGACAAVAAGIRRGLLDSPVAVQTHGGTLTIHWDGARDQAAPLYMAGPAVTVFDGAIELAD encoded by the coding sequence GTGAAACTTCCGTTCACCAAGATGCAAGGCGCCGGCAACGACTTCGTCGTGCTCGACGGCACCGCCGGCGATCTCGGCCTCACGCCCGAGCGCGTGCGCGCACTCGCCGATCGCCATTTCGGCATCGGCGCCGACCAACTGCTGCTGGTCGAGCGGCCGAGCCTCGACGGCGTCGATTTCAAGTACCGGATCTTCAATTGCGACGGCGGCGAGGTCGAGCATTGCGGCAACGGCGCGCGCTGCTTCGTGAAGTTCGTGCGCGACAAGGGCCTGACGGACAAGACCACGGTGCGCGTGCAGGTCAAGCACGGTGTGATCACGCTGAGCATGCAGGACAACGGCGAGGTGGTGGTCGACATGGGCTCGCCCGTGTTCGAGCCGGCCCGCGTGCCGTTCAACGCGGCCGGGCTCGAGGGCCGCCACGACGGCGCCGATACCGTCTACCCGCTCGAGGTCAACGGCGCGACGCGCTGGATCTCGGTGGTCTCGATGGGCAATCCGCACGCGGTGCAGTTGGTCGACGACGCCGAGGCCTTCGCGGTGCTGGAAGACGGCCCGGTGATCGAACGCCACGCGCGCTTCCCGCAGCGCGTCAATGCCGGCTTCCTGCAGATCGTCTCGCGCCGGGAGGTGAAGCTGCGCGTCTACGAGCGCGGCGCCGGCGAGACGCTCGCCTGCGGCACCGGCGCCTGCGCCGCGGTCGCGGCCGGGATCCGGCGTGGCCTGCTCGATTCGCCGGTGGCCGTCCAGACCCACGGCGGCACCCTGACGATCCACTGGGACGGCGCGCGCGACCAGGCCGCGCCGCTCTACATGGCAGGCCCCGCCGTCACCGTGTTCGACGGCGCCATCGAACTGGCCGACTGA